Proteins encoded by one window of Streptosporangiales bacterium:
- a CDS encoding dihydroorotase, protein MSGETYLLRGVAPLGAEPTDLLLVDGRIAEVGSGLDAGGARVVDGDGLVALPGLVDLHTHLREPGREDAETVETGTLAASLGGYTAVFAMPNTEPCADTAGVVEQVWRLGREAGHCDVRPIGAVTVGRAGERLAELGAMADSAAGVTMFSDDGDCVSDAVLMRRALEYVKAFGGVVAQHAQEPRLTEDAQMNESALSGVLGLQGWPAVAEEAVIARDALLAGHVRSRVHVCHVSTAGSVEIIRWAKSKGWDVTAEVTPHHLVLTEDLVRTYDPLFKVNPPLRGDDDVLALREGLADGTIDCVATDHAPHSLEYKEAEWPGAAPGMLGLETALAVVQEAMVDTGLLDWAGVADRMSARPAVIGRLPEHGRPLAAGEPANVVLYDPAAAYTLDPAQLASRSRNTPYAGREMSGRVVATFLRGRPTVLDGKPA, encoded by the coding sequence GTGAGCGGCGAAACCTACCTGCTGCGCGGCGTCGCGCCGCTCGGCGCGGAGCCGACCGACCTGCTGCTCGTCGACGGGCGCATCGCCGAGGTCGGCAGCGGCCTGGACGCCGGCGGCGCGCGCGTGGTCGACGGTGACGGGCTGGTCGCCCTGCCTGGCCTCGTCGACCTGCACACGCACCTGCGCGAACCGGGCCGCGAAGACGCCGAGACCGTCGAGACCGGCACGCTCGCCGCCTCGCTCGGCGGCTACACCGCGGTCTTCGCCATGCCTAACACCGAGCCGTGCGCCGACACCGCGGGCGTCGTCGAGCAGGTCTGGCGGCTCGGCCGCGAGGCGGGTCACTGCGACGTCCGTCCGATCGGCGCGGTGACCGTCGGCCGTGCGGGGGAGCGGCTCGCCGAGCTCGGCGCGATGGCCGACTCCGCGGCCGGCGTCACGATGTTCAGCGACGACGGCGACTGCGTGTCCGACGCGGTGCTGATGCGGCGCGCGCTGGAGTACGTGAAGGCGTTCGGCGGCGTCGTCGCGCAGCACGCGCAGGAGCCGCGCCTCACCGAGGACGCGCAGATGAACGAGAGCGCCCTGTCCGGCGTGCTCGGCCTGCAGGGCTGGCCGGCGGTGGCCGAGGAGGCCGTGATCGCCCGCGACGCGCTGCTCGCCGGGCACGTGCGCTCGCGGGTGCACGTCTGCCACGTCTCGACGGCCGGCTCGGTCGAGATCATCCGGTGGGCCAAGAGCAAGGGCTGGGACGTCACGGCCGAGGTCACGCCGCACCACCTCGTGCTCACGGAGGACCTCGTGCGCACGTACGACCCGCTCTTCAAGGTCAACCCGCCGCTGCGCGGCGACGACGACGTCCTGGCCCTGCGCGAAGGCCTCGCCGACGGCACGATCGACTGCGTCGCGACCGACCACGCCCCGCACTCGCTGGAGTACAAGGAGGCCGAGTGGCCGGGCGCCGCGCCGGGAATGCTCGGCCTGGAGACAGCGCTGGCGGTCGTCCAGGAGGCGATGGTCGACACCGGCCTGCTCGACTGGGCCGGCGTCGCCGACCGCATGTCCGCGCGACCCGCCGTGATCGGCCGGCTGCCCGAGCACGGCAGGCCGCTCGCCGCGGGCGAGCCCGCCAACGTGGTGCTGTACGACCCGGCGGCCGCGTACACCCTCGACCCGGCGCAGCTGGCGTCGCGCAGCCGCAACACGCCGTACGCCGGTCGGGAGATGTCCGGACGCGTGGTCGCGACGTTCCTGCGCGGCAGGCCGACGGTGCTCGACGGGAAGCCGGCGTGA
- a CDS encoding aspartate carbamoyltransferase catalytic subunit — translation MNRHLISAGDLSRDDALLVLDTAAELAQVASRPVKKLPTLRGRTAVNLFYEDSTRTRTSFEVAAKRLSADVINFSAKGSSVAKGESLKDTALTLEAMGADAVIVRHGASGTPLRLTNWIRGSVVNAGDGTHEHPTQALLDAYTMRTRLDRLEGLSVVIVGDVLHSRVARSNVLLLATLGADVTVVGPPTLLPVGVDTWPCHTSYDLDSVLPKCDVVMMLRVQQERMHAAFFPSAREYSRRYGLDARRMATLPDHAIVMHPGPMNRGMEIAAEVADSVRSTITEQVANGVSVRMAVLYLLLGGAEPAIGVTDIDTEGADA, via the coding sequence GTGAACCGGCACCTGATCTCCGCCGGCGACCTGAGCCGCGACGACGCCCTCCTCGTCCTCGACACCGCCGCGGAGCTCGCGCAGGTGGCGAGCCGCCCGGTCAAGAAGCTGCCGACGCTGCGCGGCCGTACCGCGGTCAACCTGTTCTACGAGGACTCCACCCGCACCCGCACCTCCTTCGAGGTCGCGGCGAAGCGGCTCTCCGCCGACGTCATCAACTTCTCGGCCAAGGGTTCGAGCGTGGCCAAGGGCGAGAGCCTCAAGGACACCGCGCTCACCCTCGAGGCGATGGGCGCCGACGCCGTCATCGTCCGGCACGGGGCGTCGGGCACCCCACTGCGGCTCACCAACTGGATCCGCGGCAGTGTCGTCAACGCCGGCGACGGCACCCATGAGCACCCGACCCAGGCGCTGCTCGATGCGTACACGATGCGCACCAGGCTCGACCGGCTGGAGGGCCTGTCGGTCGTGATCGTGGGCGACGTGCTGCACAGCCGGGTCGCGCGCTCCAACGTGCTGCTGCTCGCCACGCTCGGCGCCGACGTCACGGTGGTCGGGCCGCCCACGCTGCTGCCGGTCGGCGTCGACACCTGGCCGTGCCACACGTCGTACGACCTCGACTCGGTGCTGCCGAAGTGCGACGTCGTCATGATGCTGCGGGTGCAGCAGGAACGGATGCACGCCGCGTTCTTCCCCAGCGCGCGCGAGTACAGTCGGCGCTACGGGCTCGACGCCCGGCGCATGGCCACGCTGCCTGACCACGCGATCGTGATGCACCCGGGACCGATGAACCGCGGCATGGAGATCGCGGCCGAGGTCGCCGACTCGGTGAGGTCCACGATCACCGAGCAGGTCGCCAACGGCGTCTCGGTGCGGATGGCGGTGCTGTACCTGCTGCTCGGGGGCGCGGAGCCCGCGATCGGTGTCACGGACATCGACACGGAAGGTGCTGACGCGTGA
- the pyrR gene encoding bifunctional pyr operon transcriptional regulator/uracil phosphoribosyltransferase PyrR — MSSDVLSSGRVVLEGSDIRRALTRIAHEVVERAKGGTDVVLLGIPTRGVDLARRLAERIAGVEGVEVPVGSLDPTMYRDDLRLRPARPLEHTEEPEGGVEGKLVVLVDDVLFSGRTVRAALTALEDLGRPRAVQLAVLVDRGHRELPIRPDYVGKNLPTARTETVRVLLAERDGHDAVLIEHEATEDAR; from the coding sequence GTGAGCAGTGACGTCTTGAGCAGTGGCCGGGTCGTCCTCGAAGGATCGGACATCCGGCGGGCGCTCACCAGGATCGCGCACGAGGTCGTCGAACGTGCCAAGGGTGGCACCGACGTGGTGCTGCTCGGCATCCCGACCCGCGGCGTCGATCTCGCCCGGCGGCTCGCCGAACGCATCGCCGGGGTCGAGGGCGTCGAGGTGCCCGTCGGGTCGCTCGACCCCACCATGTACCGCGACGACCTGCGGTTGCGTCCCGCCCGGCCGCTCGAGCACACCGAGGAGCCCGAGGGCGGGGTCGAGGGCAAGCTCGTGGTCCTCGTCGACGACGTGCTCTTCTCCGGACGCACGGTCCGCGCCGCGCTGACCGCCCTTGAGGACCTCGGCCGGCCACGGGCCGTGCAGCTCGCCGTGCTCGTCGACCGCGGTCACCGGGAGCTGCCGATCCGCCCCGACTACGTCGGCAAGAACCTCCCCACGGCGCGCACCGAGACGGTCCGGGTGCTGCTCGCCGAACGTGACGGGCACGACGCCGTGCTCATCGAGCACGAGGCGACGGAGGACGCACGGTGA
- a CDS encoding helix-turn-helix domain-containing protein, protein MSDYGKSLGARLRAIRQQQGLSLHGVEEKSHGRWKAVVVGSYERGDRAVTVHKLAELAEFYGVPISELLPGGHPSNGVADRPPKLVIDLGKLSSLPQDQSGPLARYIAAIQHQRGDYNGRVLTIRSEDLRALSVIYDLEPSSLVTQLIGWGVLNDEAQTITETL, encoded by the coding sequence ATGTCAGACTACGGAAAATCACTCGGCGCGCGACTGCGTGCCATTCGGCAGCAGCAGGGGCTCTCCCTGCACGGGGTGGAGGAGAAGTCCCACGGGCGATGGAAGGCCGTCGTCGTCGGGTCGTACGAGCGCGGTGACCGTGCCGTCACCGTGCACAAGCTCGCGGAGCTCGCGGAGTTCTACGGCGTACCGATCTCCGAGCTGCTGCCCGGCGGTCACCCGAGCAACGGCGTCGCCGACCGTCCACCCAAGCTGGTCATCGACCTGGGCAAGCTGTCCTCCCTCCCCCAGGACCAGTCGGGACCGCTCGCCCGCTACATCGCCGCCATCCAGCACCAGCGGGGCGACTACAACGGCCGGGTCCTCACCATCCGCAGCGAAGACCTGCGGGCCCTCTCGGTGATCTACGACCTCGAGCCGTCCTCCCTCGTCACCCAGCTCATCGGCTGGGGAGTGCTCAACGACGAGGCGCAGACGATCACCGAGACCCTCTGA